Proteins found in one Takifugu rubripes chromosome 17, fTakRub1.2, whole genome shotgun sequence genomic segment:
- the mief2 gene encoding mitochondrial dynamics protein MID49 produces MNFQNTRRRGEDGVAMVINFLLSNARLVLGVGGAAILGIATLAVKRLIERAGRAADDEKVEQKITESWEELSLVSASPTLIQREIEGVVINHVAKTTKQQKADLCQPQKSSLETESNCDSKPKKLQLCALTLQERLQQFYCTRAALDPQEVQRAQALALDICTEVHGFLHSRHPDMPLEEMSIGGSLLDNLQVICADHACLLVPLQLEASLWRLVPGEETLLTHPLHWMVRRLNIEYFPRGRSYWDRYLVGGYLSSEALVNWFNKAVMETVNWPTIGSSMDCLIRPALGGSDLRLEISPLDENGSESGDQPVFVTILPLLREGDVVLTAQPELTSPWVNAWHLSLYPWETRRLVELDAADNGCRIKTLKILKAVCRLNHALRPMEAAPLVNLILHLSDRESDWSDSSLDVRFQQCITELIGYLEQGALHSHFKPAVNLLNSLSEDQVDQMGFMLYCAVSEPEILLV; encoded by the exons ATGAACTTCCAGAACACTCGCAGGAGAGGGGAAGatggtgttgccatggttatCAACTTCCTCCTGTCAAATGCTCGGCTGGTTCTTGGAGTTGGGGGCGCTGCCATCCTAGGAATTGCTACATTGGCAGTGAAGCGG CTGATTGAGCGTGCAGGTCGAGCGGCTGATGATGAAAAAGTGGAGCAGAAGATCACTGAGAGCTGGGAGGAGTTGAGTCTGGTGTCTGCATCTCCCACACTCATCCAGAGGGAAATAGAGGGTGTAGTCATAAACCATGTTGCCAAGACAACTAAACAACAGAAAG CTGACCTGTGTCAACCTCAGAAGTCCTCTCTGGAGACAGAGTCCAACTGTGACTCAAAGCCCAAGAAGCTCCAGTTGTGTGCCCTCACTTTGCAG GAACGACTGCAGCAGTTCTATTGCACCAGGGCAGCGTTGGATCCACAGGAGGTCCAGAGGGCCCAGGCTCTGGCCCTGGACATCTGCACGGAGGTCCATGGCTTTCTGCACAGCCGTCACCCTGACATGCCCCTAGAGGAAATGAGCATCGGCGGTTCTCTTCTGGATAACCTGCAG GTGATTTGCGCAGACCACGCCTGCCTGCTGGTGCCTCTGCAGCTGGAAGCCTCCCTGTGGCGTCTGGTCCCCGGTGAGGAGACGCTGCTAACACACCCACTGCACTGGATGGTGCGGAGGCTCAATATAGAGTATTTTCCAAGAGGACGCAGCTATTGGGACAG GTATCTGGTGGGCGGTTACCTGTCCTCAGAGGCTCTTGTTAATTGGTTCAATAAGGCTGTCATGGAAACTGTAAACTGGCCAACTATTGGCAGCTCTATGGACTGTCTTATTAGACCAGCACTGGGAGGATCAGACCTGAGGCTTGAGATCAG CCCACTCGACGAAAAcgggtcagaaagtggagatcAGCCTGTATTCGTCACTATCTTACCTCTGCTGCGGGAAGGGGACGTGGTTCTGACTGCGCAGCCTGAGCTCACCTCTCCCTGGGTCAACGCCTGGCACCTATCTCTGTATCCCTGGGAGACTCGGCGTTTGGTCGAGCTCGACGCCGCTGACAACGGATGCCGGATTAAGACGCTCAAAATCCTCAAGGCCGTGTGCCGTCTGAACCACGCTCTGCGGCCGATGGAAGCTGCCCCTTTGGTCAATCTGATCCTGCACCTGAGTGACCGTGAGAGCGACTGGTCCGACAGCAGCCTGGACGTGAGGTTTCAGCAGTGTATCACCGAGCTGATCGGCTACCTGGAGCAAGGAGCGTTACACAGTCACTTCAAGCCTGCCGTTAACCTGCTCAACAGCCTGTCGGAGGACCAGGTGGATCAGATGGGCTTCATGCTTTACTGTGCTGTGTCGGAGCCTGAAATTCTGCTCGTGTAA